The following are encoded together in the Vigna unguiculata cultivar IT97K-499-35 chromosome 2, ASM411807v1, whole genome shotgun sequence genome:
- the LOC114169971 gene encoding ankyrin repeat domain-containing protein, chloroplastic-like produces the protein MVMEATMFHVSAIVLNPQPHTFLFPLPVSTSRNFKLSQTLHFPRNSILRSLSPSLHPTPQYDDSEEHVIGDCIVFEEGVFDDPLLHSSDTLTVDMPKPKPKPKPGWRKKEEENVGENLVPGKWREVQAEINITKRDRRRIAREMEFNSKVEKKRRGLIPLRDMNLDDYKAYKEAKLAQMKFLDNASSSQVKEEVPQPEPELNRGEEDHPEPEFNGGERVEPKNPRWLVYGRGLEDVTEFFNSENYDPDAKTLQGKRKLFTKDEKVLLNKRVPDLETATSDKWHPLHTLAACGEFELLDSLLKHNVDINAVDKDGFTALQRAVIGKKQAITNYLLRNSANPFVLDKEGATLMHYAVLTASTQSIKVLLLYNVDINLQDNYGWTPLHLAVQAQRTDLVRLLLIKGADKTSKNKDGLTPLDLCLYSGQSARTYELIKLFKQPLRRVRHVSKR, from the exons ATGGTAATGGAAGCGACCATGTTTCATGTTTCTGCGATTGTGCTCAATCCTCAACCTCACACTTTCCTCTTTCCCTTACCCGTTTCCACCTCACGCAACTTCAAACTGTCACAAACTCTCCACTTCCCCAGAAACTCCATTCTCCGCTCTCTCTCGCCGTCGCTGCACCCAACTCCCCAATACGACGATTCCGAAGAACACGTCATTGGCGACTGCATCGTATTCGAGGAAGGCGTTTTCGATGACCCCCTTTTGCACAGCTCCGACACTCTCACCGTCGATAtgcccaagcccaagcccaagcccaagcccgGTTGGAGGAAAAAGGAGGAGGAGAACGTGGGCGAGAATTTGGTTCCGGGAAAATGGCGAGAGGTTCAGGCGGAGATAAACATCACGAAGAGGGATAGGCGCAGGATAGCGCGGGAAATGGAGTTCAACAGCAAGgttgaaaagaagagaagagggTTGATTCCTCTTAGGGATATGAACTTGGATGACTATAAGGCTTATAAGGAGGCCAAACTGGCGCAGATGAAGTTTCTCGATAACGCTTCTAGTTCTCAGGTGAAAGAAGAGGTTCCTCAACCTGAACCGGAGTTGAATCGTGGTGAAGAGGACCACCCTGAACCTGAATTCAACGGAGGCGAACGTGTGGAGCCCAAGAATCCTAGATGGCTTGTTTATGGGAGGGGTTTGGAGGATGTCACTGAGTTTTTCAATAGTGAAAACTATGACCCTGATGCTAAAACCCTTCAAG GTAAGCGGAAGCTGTTTACCAAGGACGAGAAGGTTTTATTGAATAAGCGGGTGCCAGACTTGGAAACTGCTACTTCA GATAAATGGCATCCCCTGCACACTCTTGCTGCTTGTGGAGAATTTGAACTTTTAGATTCTCTGTTGAAGCACAATGTTGATATCAATGCTGTGGATAAG GATGGTTTCACTGCTCTTCAGAGAGCAGTAATTGGAAAAAAGCAGGCCATAACCAATTATCTCCTGAGAAACTCAGCTAACCCTTTTGTACTAGATAAA GAGGGAGCCACATTGATGCACTATGCGGTACTAACAGCTTCTACCCAATCAATTAAAGTACTCTTGCTGTATAATGTGGATATAAATCTTCAGGACAAT TATGGCTGGACACCATTACATCTTGCTGTCCAAGCTCAGAGAACAGATTTAGTGAGGCTTCTGCTGATTAAAGGTGCTGACAAGACATCAAAAAACAAG
- the LOC114173898 gene encoding serine/arginine-rich splicing factor SR45a produces MADSPPRRNSRSPSPWRAQSRSRSRSRSRPRSRSRSRSFEKQRPRSRSRSRGRSRSRSPERTETKNTGNTLYVTGLSSRVTERDLEEHFSKEGKVASCFLVVEPRTRISRGFAFITMDTVEDANRCIKYLNQSVLEGRYITVERSRRKRARTPTPGHYLGLKSTRDYGYRGDRGRYRGGGSGRDDYAYRGERGRSPRRSPYRGGRDYSPRHSPPPYGGRTRRDRSRSLPYSPYGSPDRRYARGSR; encoded by the exons ATG GCCGATTCTCCGCCACGAAG GAATTCAAGGTCCCCTTCCCCTTGGAGGGCTCAGTCAAGATCGAGGTCAAGGTCTAGATCCAGGCCAAGGTCTAGGTCCCGGTCAAGATCATTTGAAAAACAAAGGCCAAGGTCTCGCTCCAGAAGTCGTGGAAG ATCAAGATCAAGAAGTCCTGAAAG GACGGAGACTAAAAATACAGGGAATACACTTTATGTCACTGGCCTATCGTCAAGGGTCACTGAGAGAGACCTGGAGGAGCATTTCTCTAAAGAGGGAAAG GTTGCTTCGTGCTTTCTTGTGGTGGAGCCTCGTACTCGTATTTCTCGAGGTTTTGCTTTTATTACAATGGATACTGTTGAGGATGCAAACCGCTGCATCAAATATCTCAATCAATCAGTTTTAGAGGGTCGCTATATCACTGTTGAGCGG TCCCGAAGAAAGCGTGCAAGAACTCCTACACCTGGACACTATCTTGGCCTGAAAAGTACTCGAGACTATG GATATCGCGGTGACCGTGGAAGATATAGAGGAGGTGGCTCTGGTCGTGATGATTATGCATATCGTGGAGAGCGTGGAAGGTCTCCAAGGCGCTCACCTTATCGTGGTGGTAGAGATTATTCTCCGAGGCATTCACCGCCACCTTATGGCGGAAGAACTAGGAGGGATAGGTCCCGATCACTTCCATACTCTCCATATGGTAGCCCAGACAGGAGGTATGCTCGTGGATCTAGGTGA
- the LOC114173302 gene encoding phospholipase D delta has translation MADSGGDDNGVTYLHGDLDLKIIEARHLPNMDIFSERLRRCVTGCDTIKFHSEDPADGGSQRTRQQRHHRRIITSDPYVTVSVPQATVARTRVLKNSSNPAWNERFHIPLAHPVVDLEFRVKDDDVFGAQIIGTVKIPAQLIATGQLISDWYPIVGPSGKPAKPDTALHLEMKFMSVEKNLLYQRGIAADPERRGVRNTYFPVRKGSSVRLYQDAQCPESGGAKLPEVKLENGEVYRHGKCWEDICYAISEAHHMVYLVGWSIYHKVRLVREPTRPLPRGGDLTLGDLLKYKSEEGVRVLLLVWDDKTSHDKVFLKTTGVMQTHDEETRRFFKHSSVMCVLSPRYASSKMSFLKQQVVGTVFTHHQKCVIVDTQATGNNRKITAFLGGLDLCDGRYDTPEHRLFRDLDTVFSGDFHNPTFPAGTRVPRQPWHDLHCRVDGPAAYDVLINFEQRWKKATKWKEFAILFKKSSQWHDDALIRIERISWILSPSVTTKENYTVVPEDDPLVWVSSEDDPENWHVQIFRSIDSGSLKGFPKHVDVALSQNLICAKSLVIDKSIQTAYIEAIRSAQHFIYIENQYFIGSSYAWPSYKDAGADNLIPMELALKIASKIRAKERFAVYVVLPMWPEGDPKTGAMQEILFWQGQTMQAMYNVVARELKAMQLSHISPQDYLNFYCLGNREDFNDESTSTNGAQVSGAYKHRRFMIYVHAKGMIVDDEYVIIGSANINQRSMAGTKDTEIAMGAYQPHYTWSAKQRHPYGQIYGYRMSLWGEHLGMLDETFKEPESLECVHKVNEIAENNWKLFASEDFSLLQGHLLKYPVKVDSDGKVRSLPDCENFPDAGGKILGAHSTAIPDILTT, from the exons ATGGCGGACTCTGGCGGCGACGACAATGGCGTCACCTACCTTCATGGTGACCTGGATTTGAAAATTATTGAGGCGAGGCACTTGCCGAACATGGACATCTTCTCGGAGCGTCTCCGCCGCTGCGTAACCGGCTGCGACACTATCAAATTCCACTCCGAGGACCCCGCCGACGGTGGAAGCCAGCGGACGCGGCAGCAGCGCCACCACCGGAGGATCATCACGAGTGACCCGTACGTGACGGTTTCGGTGCCGCAGGCGACGGTGGCGCGCACGCGCGTGCTGAAGAACTCGTCGAACCCGGCGTGGAACGAGCGGTTTCACATCCCGCTCGCGCATCCGGTTGTGGATTTGGAGTTCCGCGTGAAGGACGACGACGTTTTCGGCGCGCAGATTATTGGAACCGTGAAGATTCCGGCGCAGCTGATTGCCACAGGCCAGTTGATTTCCGACTGGTACCCTATCGTCGGGCCGTCTGGGAAGCCGGCGAAGCCGGACACGGCGCTGCACCTGGAGATGAAATTCATGTCGGTGGAGAAGAATTTGCTTTACCAACGAGGCATTGCGGCGGATCCGGAGCGCCGCGGAGTGAGGAACACGTATTTTCCGGTGAGAAAGGGGAGTTCGGTGAGGTTGTACCAGGATGCGCAGTGTCCTGAAAGTGGCGGAGCGAAGTTACCGGAGGTTAAGCTTGAGAATGGAGAGGTTTACAGGCACGGGAAGTGTTGGGAGGATATTTGTTATGCTATATCTGAGGCTCATCACATGGTGTATTTGGTGGGCTGGTCGATTTACCATAAGGTGAGGCTTGTTAGAGAGCCTACTAGGCCGTTGCCACGAGGTGGCGATTTGACGCTTGGCGATTTGCTGAAGTATAAGTCTGAGGAAGGGGTGAGAGTGTTGTTGCTGGTTTGGGATGATAAAACTTCGCACGACAAGGTTTTCCTCAAGACG ACTGGTGTGATGCAGACTCATGATGAGGAAACCAGGAGGTTTTTTAAACATTCTTCAGTAATGTGTGTTCTGTCGCCTCGTTATGCCAGCAGCAAGATGAGCTTCTTGAAGCAACAG GTTGTTGGGACGGTCTTCACACACCACCAAAAATGTGTAATTGTGGACACACAGGCCACAGGGAATAATCGGAAGATAACTGCTTTTCTTGGAGGTCTTGATCTATGTGATGGTCGCTATGACACACCAGAGCATCGTCTGTTTCGTGATCTTGACACTGTATTTTCTGGTGATTTCCACAATCCTACATTTCCT GCTGGAACAAGGGTTCCTAGACAACCATGGCATGATTTACACTGCAGAGTAGATGGACCTGCTGCATACGATGTTCTTATTAATTTCGAGCAGCGATGGAAAAAGGCAACCAAGTGGAAAGAATTTGCAATCCTATTTAAAAAATCCTCTCAATGGCATGATGATGCTTTGATAAGAATAGAACGCATCTCATGGATATTAAGTCCTTCTGTTACCACAAAGGAAAATTATACAGTTGTTCCAGAGGATGACCCTTTAGTGTGGGTTTCTAGCGAAGATGATCCTGAAAACTGGCATGTTCAG ATCTTCCGCTCCATTGACTCAGGGTCCCTCAAAGGATTTCCCAAACATGTTGATGTTGCTCTGTCCCAG AATCTTATTTGTGCTAAAAGTTTGGTCATAGACAAAAGCATTCAAACAGCGTACATTGAAGCAATCAGATCTGCTCAacactttatttatattgaaaaccAGTACTTCATTGGATCATCGTATGCATGGCCTTCTTATAAAGATGCAG GGGCTGATAATCTCATCCCAATGGAGTTGGCGCTGAAAATTGCTAGTAAAATCAGAGCTAAGGAAAGGTTTGCTGTCTATGTTGTTTTACCAATGTGGCCAGAAGGTGATCCAAAAACTGGGGCTATGCAAGAAATCCTCTTTTGGCAG GGCCAAACAATGCAAGCAATGTATAACGTAGTTGCTAGAGAGTTGAAAGCAATGCAACTTTCTCATATAAGCCCACAAGATTACCTCAATTTTTATTGCCTTGGTAATCGGGAAGACTTCAATGACGAAAGTACAAGCACGAATGGTGCACAG GTATCAGGAGCATATAAACATCGCAgatttatgatttatgtgcATGCTAAGGGAATGATCGTTGATGATGAGTATGTTATAATTGGATCTGCTAATATAAACCAAAGATCTATGGCTGGTACTAAAGATACTGAGATAGCTATGGGTGCATATCAACCGCATTACACATGGTCAGCAAAGCAAAGACATCCATATGGTCAG ATTTATGGTTACAGAATGTCACTTTGGGGAGAGCATCTTGGCATGTTAGATGAAACTTTTAAGGAGCCAGAGAGTTTGGAGTGTGTGCATAAAGTGAATGAAATTGCTGAAAACAATTGGAAATTATTCGCTTCTGAAGATTTCTCACTATTGCAAGGACATCTTCTTAAGTATCCTGTAAAGGTAGATTCTGATGGAAAGGTTAGATCCCTACCCGACTGTGAGAATTTTCCCGATGCTGGCGGTAAGATATTAGGTGCTCACTCCACAGCAATACCAGATATTCTAACAACTTAA